The following coding sequences are from one Gossypium hirsutum isolate 1008001.06 chromosome A12, Gossypium_hirsutum_v2.1, whole genome shotgun sequence window:
- the LOC107913425 gene encoding ubiquitin-like modifier-activating enzyme 5 isoform X1, with product MEVELEEMLDDLLSIRQSVSDPSLHASIDKLQLRVDRLTHLAKAVPVRRSKVKDMSAEVVDSNPYSRLMALQRMGIVENYERIREFSVAIVGIGGVGSVAAEMLTRCGIGRLLLYDYDKVELANMNRLFFRPEQVGMTKTDAAVQTLSDINPDVVLESYTLNITTVQGFETFMSSLKNKTCRPSKEGTGVDLVLSCVDNYEARMVVNQACNELNQAWMESGVSEDAVSGHIQLLIPGETACFACAPPLVVASGVDERTLKREGVCAASLPTTMGVVAGLLVQNTLKFLLGFGHVSPYLGYSSLKDFFPTMTMKPNPQCSNAACLERQKEYILAKPARDAAAKAKMEAEAAAATAAGDMPLHVDNEWNISVVDDNEPAKSTCGTSSDARPEGLTRELPSADEFQKPQASGATDSAIDDLEDLRRQLEALNAA from the exons ATGGAGGTGGAATTGGAAGAGATGCTTGATGATCTGTTGTCTATAAGGCAATCTGTGTCTGATCCTTCTCTTCATGCTTCAATTGACAAG CTGCAATTGCGTGTTGATCGTCTTACTCATCTTGCTAAGGCTGTACCTGTTCGACGATCAAAAGTCAAG GATATGAGTGCTGAGGTGGTTGATAGCAATCCCTATAGTAGGCTCATGGCACTTCAAAGAATGGGTATCGTGGAGAACTATGAAAGGATCCGGGAGTTCTCAGTTGCCATAGTT GGTATTGGTGGTGTTGGCAGTGTTGCAGCTGAGATGCTGACAAGGTGCGGCATTGGTCGACTTCTGTTGTATGATTATGATAAAGTGGAGTTGGCTAACATGAATAGGCTATTCTTTCGCCCAGAGCAG GTTGGTATGACAAAGACTGATGCTGCTGTTCAGACCCTTTCAGATATCAATCCTGATGTTGTGCTTGAG agCTATACGCTGAATATCACTACCGTACAAGGATTTGAAACCTTTATGTCAAGCTTAAAGAATAAAACATGTCGCCCAAGTAAGGAAGGTACCGGAGTGGATCTTGTTTTAAGTTGTGTAGACAATTACGAAGCAAGGATGGTGGTCAACCAG GCTTGCAATGAGTTGAATCAGGCATGGATGGAGTCTG GTGTATCTGAGGATGCAGTTTCAGGTCATATACAGTTGCTGATTCCGGGAGAAACTGCTTGTTTTGCATGTGCACCTCCTTTG GTTGTAGCATCTGGAGTGGATGAACGAACACTCAAGCGTGAAGGGGTTTGTGCCGCATCTTTGCCAACTACCATG GGAGTTGTTGCTGGGCTTCTAGTCCAAAATACGCTAAAGTTCTTGTTGGGATTTGGACACGTTTCTCCCTACTTG GGGTACAGTTCTCTTAAAGACTTCTTCCCAACAATGACAATGAAGCCAAATCCCCAATGTTCAAATGCTGCCTGTCTGGAGCGGCAG AAAGAGTACATTCTTGCAAAGCCAGCCAGGGATGCTGCAGCGAAAGCCAAGATGGAGGCTGAAGCTGCTGCCGCTACTGCAGCAGGAGATATGCCACTCCATGTTGATAATGAGTGGAACATAAG CGTTGTCGATGATAATGAGCCGGCAAAGAGTACATGTGGAACAAGTTCAG ATGCGCGTCCAGAAGGTCTCACTCGTGAGCTcccaagtgccgatgaatttcAAAAGCCCCAGGCATCTGGAGCCACAGATTCTGCTATTGATGACCTTGAAGATCTGCGGCGGCAACTTGAGGCTCTGAACGCTGCATAA
- the LOC107913425 gene encoding ubiquitin-like modifier-activating enzyme 5 isoform X2: MLQLTSCNCVLIVLLILLRLYLFDDQKSRFLFHDMSAEVVDSNPYSRLMALQRMGIVENYERIREFSVAIVGIGGVGSVAAEMLTRCGIGRLLLYDYDKVELANMNRLFFRPEQVGMTKTDAAVQTLSDINPDVVLESYTLNITTVQGFETFMSSLKNKTCRPSKEGTGVDLVLSCVDNYEARMVVNQACNELNQAWMESGVSEDAVSGHIQLLIPGETACFACAPPLVVASGVDERTLKREGVCAASLPTTMGVVAGLLVQNTLKFLLGFGHVSPYLGYSSLKDFFPTMTMKPNPQCSNAACLERQKEYILAKPARDAAAKAKMEAEAAAATAAGDMPLHVDNEWNISVVDDNEPAKSTCGTSSDARPEGLTRELPSADEFQKPQASGATDSAIDDLEDLRRQLEALNAA; encoded by the exons ATGCTTCAATTGACAAG CTGCAATTGCGTGTTGATCGTCTTACTCATCTTGCTAAGGCTGTACCTGTTCGACGATCAAAAGTCAAGGTTTCTATTTCAT GATATGAGTGCTGAGGTGGTTGATAGCAATCCCTATAGTAGGCTCATGGCACTTCAAAGAATGGGTATCGTGGAGAACTATGAAAGGATCCGGGAGTTCTCAGTTGCCATAGTT GGTATTGGTGGTGTTGGCAGTGTTGCAGCTGAGATGCTGACAAGGTGCGGCATTGGTCGACTTCTGTTGTATGATTATGATAAAGTGGAGTTGGCTAACATGAATAGGCTATTCTTTCGCCCAGAGCAG GTTGGTATGACAAAGACTGATGCTGCTGTTCAGACCCTTTCAGATATCAATCCTGATGTTGTGCTTGAG agCTATACGCTGAATATCACTACCGTACAAGGATTTGAAACCTTTATGTCAAGCTTAAAGAATAAAACATGTCGCCCAAGTAAGGAAGGTACCGGAGTGGATCTTGTTTTAAGTTGTGTAGACAATTACGAAGCAAGGATGGTGGTCAACCAG GCTTGCAATGAGTTGAATCAGGCATGGATGGAGTCTG GTGTATCTGAGGATGCAGTTTCAGGTCATATACAGTTGCTGATTCCGGGAGAAACTGCTTGTTTTGCATGTGCACCTCCTTTG GTTGTAGCATCTGGAGTGGATGAACGAACACTCAAGCGTGAAGGGGTTTGTGCCGCATCTTTGCCAACTACCATG GGAGTTGTTGCTGGGCTTCTAGTCCAAAATACGCTAAAGTTCTTGTTGGGATTTGGACACGTTTCTCCCTACTTG GGGTACAGTTCTCTTAAAGACTTCTTCCCAACAATGACAATGAAGCCAAATCCCCAATGTTCAAATGCTGCCTGTCTGGAGCGGCAG AAAGAGTACATTCTTGCAAAGCCAGCCAGGGATGCTGCAGCGAAAGCCAAGATGGAGGCTGAAGCTGCTGCCGCTACTGCAGCAGGAGATATGCCACTCCATGTTGATAATGAGTGGAACATAAG CGTTGTCGATGATAATGAGCCGGCAAAGAGTACATGTGGAACAAGTTCAG ATGCGCGTCCAGAAGGTCTCACTCGTGAGCTcccaagtgccgatgaatttcAAAAGCCCCAGGCATCTGGAGCCACAGATTCTGCTATTGATGACCTTGAAGATCTGCGGCGGCAACTTGAGGCTCTGAACGCTGCATAA
- the LOC107913427 gene encoding deoxycytidylate deaminase, translated as MNCRDVALVSTATIFGALASAFAYYTFFSNPSKPSSRINSSANGDVSKQRSSQDPFDPSKRKGYLSWDDYFMAIAFLSAKRSKDPNRQVGACLVSQNGIILGIGYNGFPRGCSDDQLPWAKMSKSGDPLETKYPYVCHAEVNAILNTNHASAAGQRLYVTMFPCNECAKIIIQLGVSEVIYFIEKRLNTDTAYVASHKLLSMAGVEVRKHQPQMDQILLKFMEL; from the exons ATGAACTGCCGCGATGTTGCTCTGGTCTCAACGGCCACTATCTTTGGGGCTTTAGCCTCTGCTTTTGCTTACTATACATTCTTCTCCAACCCTAGTAAACCGTCTTCTCGAATCAATTCGTCTGCAAACGGCGACGTTTCAAAGCAACGCTCTTCTCAGGATCCTTTCGATCCTTCAAAACGCAAAGG aTATTTGTCGTGGGATGATTATTTCATGGCAATTGCTTTTTTATCCGCTAAGAGATCCAAAGACCCAAACAGGCAG GTTGGTGCATGCTTGGTGAGTCAAAATGGTATAATACTTG GCATTGGCTATAATGGGTTTCCAAGAGGTTGTTCTGATGACCAGCTTCCTTGGGCAAAG ATGTCCAAATCTGGGGATCCATTGGAGACAAAGTATCC GTATGTGTGTCATGCTGAAGTCAATGCTATATTGAATACAAATCATGCATCGGCAGCTGGCCAG AGGCTTTATGTGACCATGTTTCCTTGCAATGAATGTGCAAAGATAATCATTCAG TTAGGTGTCTCAGAAGTCATATATTTTATAGAAAAAAGACTGAATACAGACACAGCATATGTTGCTTCGCACAAGCTGCTATCAATGGCTGGTGTTGAG GTCAGAAAACATCAACCACAGATGGACCAAATTTTACTCAAGTTCATGGAGCTGTAG